In one window of Macadamia integrifolia cultivar HAES 741 chromosome 2, SCU_Mint_v3, whole genome shotgun sequence DNA:
- the LOC122071960 gene encoding galactokinase-like, translated as MAKHEELPIPIFSNLESVYGSGSPLEEAQLRFDKIKSKFLEVFGHQPDVYARAPGRVNLIGEHIDYEGYSVLPMAIRQDTIVAIRKHAAGESPKLIRIANLNEKYTMCSYPADPDQEIDLKNHKWGHYFICGYKGYHEFAKSKGIDVGDPVGLDILIDGTVPTGSGLSSSAAFVCSSTIAIMAAFDVNFAKKVIAQLACDCERHIGTQSGGMDQAVSIMAKSGFAELIDFNPIHATDVQLPAGGSFVIANSLAESQKAVTAATNYNNRVVECRLAAIVLGIKLGMKAKEAISKVKTLSDVEGLCVSFAGTCGSSDAVLAVKEFLKEEPYTAEDIEKITEENLPSVLGNDPTSLDVLRAAKHFKLFQRAFHVYSEAKRVHAFKDTVSSNLGDEDMLKKLGDLMNESHYSCSVLYECSCPELEELVKVSRNNGALGARLTGAGWGGCAVALVKENMVPQFILNLKESFYQSRIEKGIINKNDLGLYLFASKPSSGAAIFKF; from the exons ATGGCAAAACACGAAGAGCTCCCTATTCCTATTTTTTCCAATCTAGAGTCGGTTTATGGAAGTGGTTCTCCGCTTGAAGAAGCTCAGCTTCGATTCGACAAGATAAAATCCAAGTTTCTTGAGGTTTTTGGTCACCAGCCTGACGTTTATGCTCGAGCTCCAG GTCGAGTGAATTTGATTGGGGAGCACATTGACTATGAAGGATACTCCGTGTTGCCGATGGCCATAAGACAAGATACGATCGTGGCTATACGCAAACACGCTGCTGGAGAGTCTCCAAAGCTTATTAGAATCGCGAATCTGAATGAGAAGTATACCATGTGTTCTTATCCCGCCGATCCGGACCAG GAGATTGATTTGAAGAATCACAAATGGGGCCATTATTTTATTTGCGG GTACAAAGGATATCATGAATTTGCTAAATCAAAAGGCATAGATGTTGGTGATCCAGTAGGACTTGATATCCTTATTGATGGGACAGTTCCTACCG GTTCTGGACTATCAAGCTCAGCAGCATTTGTTTGTTCTTCTACTATTGCTATAATGGCTGCTTTTGATGTGAATTTCGCAAAG AAAGTAATTGCCCAACTTGCCTGTGACTGTGAACGCCATATTGGAACACAATCTGGTGGTATGGACCAG GCAGTTTCTATCATGGCCAAATCTGGATTTGCAGAATTGATTGATTTCAATCCAATCCATGCAACTGATGTGCAACTTCCTGCTGGTGGGTCTTTTGTGATTGCCAATTCCTTGGCAGAATCCCAAAAGGCAGTAACTGCCGCAACAAATTACAATAACCGGGTCGTAGAATGTCGTCTAGCAGCT ATTGTTCTTGGCATAAAGCTCGGAATGAAAGCAAAGGAGGCAATCTCCAAGGTGAAAACTCTTTCTGATGTCGAGGGATTGTGTGTATCTTTTGCTGGTACTTGTGGCTCTTCAGATGCTGTCCTTGCAGTCAAG GAATTCTTGAAGGAAGAGCCATATACAGCTGAAGATATTGAGAAAATCACAGAGGAAAATCTTCCTTCAGTCCTGGGCAATGATCCAACCTCTTTAGATGTGCTACGAGCTGCCAAGCACTTCAAGTTATTTCAG CGAGCCTTCCATGTATACTCTGAAGCTAAGCGTGTTCATGCTTTCAAAGACACTGTTTCGTCCAACCTAGG TGACGAGGACATGCTAAAAAAGCTCGGTGATCTCATGAATGAAAGCCATTACAGTTGCAGTGTTCTGTATGAGTGCAG ctGCCCAGAGTTGGAAGAACTGGTAAAGGTTTCCCGGAATAATGGAGCACTTGGAGCAAGACTTACAGGAGCAGGATGGGGTGGATGTGCTGTAGCATTGGTGAAGGAGAATATGGTCCCACAATTTATCCTCAATTTAAAG GAATCGTTTTATCAATCAAGGATCGAAAAGGGGATAATCAATAAGAATGATCTTGGCCTGTACCTCTTCGCTTCCAAACCATCCAGTGGCGCTGCAATTTTTAAGTTctag
- the LOC122072088 gene encoding uncharacterized protein LOC122072088 isoform X2: MAKASTPDMDDDFNEIYKEYTGPPVLVGTTAQDKAKGNKRSHASSDDEEEERDPNAIPTDFTSREAKVWEAKSKATERNWKKRKEEEMICKICGESGHFTQGCPTTLGANRKSQDFFERVPAREKHVKALFTEKVVQKIEKDVGCKIKMEEKFIIVSGKDRLCLAKGVDAVHKVIKEEGKKRGSSSSQRIRSRSPEESPVGLRSGRSESQRSFPSPRNASQFLQKFGRQEKVVEDRVREDLKMLSRGSPQAYGNDRARSRSSHSKSPGHSTFAIDALNSYNGHTQSTGVHKNDGWDSERWPDMHPGHKFEYPTHPQTLEELELEYKREAMELGRIRDKEEDEENYKHREAIREMRENYMKKLAILRGMHAKQWEEFLQLDIQRRQRAHQHMSASGFGGYNHPSYSDYSRSSGNPSFAGANLPMDTRGRYPYPVENYPTSRSHDAYGEFQRRRHENFGKAHN; the protein is encoded by the exons ATGGCAAAAGCATCAACGCCGGACATGGATGATGATTTTAATGAAATTTATAAGGAATATACTGGTCCACCTGTATTAGTTGGCACCACTGCACAAGATAAAgcaaaaggaaacaaaaggtCCCATGCAAGTTCTGATGACGAAGAGGAGGAACGTGATCCAAATGCTATCCCAACTGATTTTACAAGTCGAGAGGCTAAGGTATGGGAGGCTAAATCAAAGGCTACAGAGAGGAACTGGAAGAAacggaaggaagaagaaatgatcTGCAAAATATGTGGAGAATCAGGTCACTTTACTCAG GGTTGCCCTACCACTCTTGGAGCCAATCGCAAGTCTCAAGATTTCTTTGAAAGGGTCCCTGCTAGAGAAAAACATGTGAAAGCACTTTTCACAGAGAAAGTGGTCCAGAAGATTGAAAAGGATGTTGGATGCAAAATTAAAATGGAGGAGAAGTTTATCATTGTTAGCGGTAAAGATAGGCTATGCTTGGCAAAAGGTGTGGATGCTGTGCACAAGGTGATTAAGGAGGAGGGCAAGAAAAGGGGTTCTTCTAGTTCTCAAAGAATTAGATCCAGGTCACCAGAGGAAAGCCCTGTTGGCTTGCGGTCGGGTCGTTCGGAGTCACAAAGGTCTTTTCCTAGTCCGCGTAATGCATCACAATTCCTACAGAAGTTTGGTAGACAGGAAAAGGTCGTGGAGGACCGTGTTCGTGAGGATCTGAAAATGTTGTCAAGGGGCTCACCACAAG CTTATGGTAATGATCGAGCTAGAAGCCGTTCAAGTCATTCAAAATCACCAGGGCACTCCACATTCGCCATTGATGCATTAAATTCATATAATGGTCATACTCAGAGCACGGGGGTCCATAAAAATGATGGATGGGATTCTGAGAGATGGCCTGACATGCATCCTGGCCACAAGTTTGAATATCCTACTCATCCTCAGACATTGGAAGAATTAGAATTGGAATATAAGAGAGAGGCAATGGAACTTGGAAGAATTCGtgacaaggaagaagatgaagagaattACAAGCATCGTGAG GCAATTAGGGAAATGCGAGAGAACTACATGAAGAAACTGGCTATCTTAAGGGGCATGCATGCAAAGCAGTGGGAAGAGTTTCTTCAACTTGATATCCAACGGCGGCAAAGGGCTCACCAGCATATGTCCGCTTCGGGCTTTGGTGGTTACAACCACCCCAGTTACTCTGACTATAGCCGCTCATCAGGCAATCCTTCCTTTGCCGGGGCTAATTTACCTATGGATACAAGGGGCAGGTATCCATATCCAGTTGAAAATTATCCTACTTCAAGGTCTCATGATGCCTATGGTGAGTTCCAACGGCGGAGGCATGAGAATTTTGGGAAAGCACACAACTGA
- the LOC122072088 gene encoding uncharacterized protein LOC122072088 isoform X1, which yields MAKASTPDMDDDFNEIYKEYTGPPVLVGTTAQDKAKGNKRSHASSDDEEEERDPNAIPTDFTSREAKVWEAKSKATERNWKKRKEEEMICKICGESGHFTQGCPTTLGANRKSQDFFERVPAREKHVKALFTEKVVQKIEKDVGCKIKMEEKFIIVSGKDRLCLAKGVDAVHKVIKEEGKKRGSSSSQRIRSRSPEESPVGLRSGRSESQRSFPSPRNASQFLQKFGRQEKVVEDRVREDLKMLSRGSPQARAYGNDRARSRSSHSKSPGHSTFAIDALNSYNGHTQSTGVHKNDGWDSERWPDMHPGHKFEYPTHPQTLEELELEYKREAMELGRIRDKEEDEENYKHREAIREMRENYMKKLAILRGMHAKQWEEFLQLDIQRRQRAHQHMSASGFGGYNHPSYSDYSRSSGNPSFAGANLPMDTRGRYPYPVENYPTSRSHDAYGEFQRRRHENFGKAHN from the exons ATGGCAAAAGCATCAACGCCGGACATGGATGATGATTTTAATGAAATTTATAAGGAATATACTGGTCCACCTGTATTAGTTGGCACCACTGCACAAGATAAAgcaaaaggaaacaaaaggtCCCATGCAAGTTCTGATGACGAAGAGGAGGAACGTGATCCAAATGCTATCCCAACTGATTTTACAAGTCGAGAGGCTAAGGTATGGGAGGCTAAATCAAAGGCTACAGAGAGGAACTGGAAGAAacggaaggaagaagaaatgatcTGCAAAATATGTGGAGAATCAGGTCACTTTACTCAG GGTTGCCCTACCACTCTTGGAGCCAATCGCAAGTCTCAAGATTTCTTTGAAAGGGTCCCTGCTAGAGAAAAACATGTGAAAGCACTTTTCACAGAGAAAGTGGTCCAGAAGATTGAAAAGGATGTTGGATGCAAAATTAAAATGGAGGAGAAGTTTATCATTGTTAGCGGTAAAGATAGGCTATGCTTGGCAAAAGGTGTGGATGCTGTGCACAAGGTGATTAAGGAGGAGGGCAAGAAAAGGGGTTCTTCTAGTTCTCAAAGAATTAGATCCAGGTCACCAGAGGAAAGCCCTGTTGGCTTGCGGTCGGGTCGTTCGGAGTCACAAAGGTCTTTTCCTAGTCCGCGTAATGCATCACAATTCCTACAGAAGTTTGGTAGACAGGAAAAGGTCGTGGAGGACCGTGTTCGTGAGGATCTGAAAATGTTGTCAAGGGGCTCACCACAAG CAAGAG CTTATGGTAATGATCGAGCTAGAAGCCGTTCAAGTCATTCAAAATCACCAGGGCACTCCACATTCGCCATTGATGCATTAAATTCATATAATGGTCATACTCAGAGCACGGGGGTCCATAAAAATGATGGATGGGATTCTGAGAGATGGCCTGACATGCATCCTGGCCACAAGTTTGAATATCCTACTCATCCTCAGACATTGGAAGAATTAGAATTGGAATATAAGAGAGAGGCAATGGAACTTGGAAGAATTCGtgacaaggaagaagatgaagagaattACAAGCATCGTGAG GCAATTAGGGAAATGCGAGAGAACTACATGAAGAAACTGGCTATCTTAAGGGGCATGCATGCAAAGCAGTGGGAAGAGTTTCTTCAACTTGATATCCAACGGCGGCAAAGGGCTCACCAGCATATGTCCGCTTCGGGCTTTGGTGGTTACAACCACCCCAGTTACTCTGACTATAGCCGCTCATCAGGCAATCCTTCCTTTGCCGGGGCTAATTTACCTATGGATACAAGGGGCAGGTATCCATATCCAGTTGAAAATTATCCTACTTCAAGGTCTCATGATGCCTATGGTGAGTTCCAACGGCGGAGGCATGAGAATTTTGGGAAAGCACACAACTGA